Below is a genomic region from Candidatus Omnitrophota bacterium.
GCGCATGGCCTCGTGAATGGTGCACGGATGGGCTTTGGCCGGAGGCAGCACCTGGTCAAGGGCCGCGTCTACCCGGGCGGATTGAGTCTCAAAAAAGCGCGCGAGGCGCGGAGTCATGCCTGTCATGAGTTCCTTGTCATTCCCGCGAAAGCGGAAATCTAATTGTCAGTCTCTTCAAACGGTTCCTCGGTGAGTTCGCCGCTCTTGTCCTGCGTCAGGATCTCCACCTTGCGCTGCGCGGCTTTGAGCTTCTCCGAACACGCGCGCGCCAACTTGATGCCGGACTCGTACTTTTTCAGGGACTCCTCCAGCTCCAACT
It encodes:
- a CDS encoding exodeoxyribonuclease VII small subunit, which encodes MPAKKKTEFHFEKALEELQAIVEDLEGGELELEESLKKYESGIKLARACSEKLKAAQRKVEILTQDKSGELTEEPFEETDN